In Thermus hydrothermalis, the DNA window GGCCACGCGGTAAAGGTCCGCCTGGCGCTGAACCTGGGCCTGGGGCTGTTGGGTCTCTTGGGGTTCGGGCATAGGGGCCTCCTCCTCAAAAACGAATGCGGTATGCGCGGGTGCAATGCTCTACCCCGCATACTCGTACCCAGAGGGTGACCGTGAGGGATCCGCCGGGATAAGCCCTTTCGCGCTGGGCTTTAAGCAGAGGGACGAAAAGGACGGAGGTTGCTACGTCCCGAATAGACGTGGGTAAACCGGTATAGACCGCATCGGAAGCAGCTTCTACGTAGCTTGCCACCTTTGACCAGTCAAACCACTTTTGGAGCACCGGCAAAAGGGCTTCTTTGTAGGGTTTGAGCACCCGGAAGACCTCAAAGCGGCGTTCTCCATAAACCAAGGGAGCGCTTACCTTTATTGGGCCATCCACGCCCTCTTCGGGATACCAATCGGGTTCAGACCCCACCATGTAGCTATAGGAAATATAGGCTTCAAACTGAACTTCCCTCGCGTCCACGGCCCCGGGAGGTGGGCTCACCATTAGAACGCAGGTGTTGACTCCTTGAGACACCCGCGGCTCCTTTTGCTCATTGACGCAAGCCCACTTCAAGAGCGGGTATCCTAGGTAAGCCTCCTCTAGAGAACCTTGCGCTAACCCCAAAGAAGAAAGAGCAAAGGCAACAAAAAGGAAAAAAGTCCTGATGCTCATTTGACCTCCCGGATGCTGATCTTCCGGTAGACCTCCCCGAGCACCTTGACCTCTTCGGGTTCCAGGATGGGGCCTTTGGGGTTATCGGAAACGAGGATCCAGCGGTTGCCTACCCGCCGGGCCCGCTTGATGGTGATGCCGTCCCCGATGATCTCCACGGCGTAGACTCGGCCTTCCCGAAGCTCCTTGAGGTTCTGGTCCACCAGGACCAGGTCTCCGTCCCGGAGACCGTCTTCCTCCCCGGTGTCCATGGAGTCCCCTTCCACCTGGATGAGCACGGAGCCCGGGCGTACCAGGGGGCGGGGGACGGGCATGCTCCCGGACTCGGGCCAGGGCCGCCCCGCCACGCCGGAGCCCACCACGGGCACCCAGACCACATCCTCCCGAGGCTCCCCCGAGGGGCGGTAGACCAGGGGCACGTCCAGGCCCGTGGCTTCGGCGAACTCCTCCGGGGTCCAGCGGAGGGCTTTTAAAAGGGCGAAAAAGCGTTCCAAGCCGAGATTGAAGGGGTGGGTTTTCCCTAGCTCAATATCGGATATCGTTCGCTGAGCTAGGAGGTCTCCGGTGGCCTCTTCCACCTGCTCTTGCGTCATGCCGAGCTGGAGCCTTCTCCGGCGGATGGCCGAAGCCCATTCCGGGACTTGCGCCTTCCGAGGTTTGGGCCCCGTTGCTACCGACACGCCACTAAAGTAGCCCACAGATAGCCCCATTACAACGCAAAACACGCTAGCGGTACTTGACTAAACCTTTAGGTGCGCTTAGCATGAGGACAACATGCCTGGGGAACTCTTGACAACTGAGGAGGTAGCCAAGCGGCTCAAAATCTCCGTCTTCTTCGTGAGGCGGAAGATTAGGGAAGGCGCTTTGCCGGCCATCAAGCTTGGGAAGGAATGGAGGGTGCGGGAGGAGGACCTTGACCTTTTTTTGGCTCGCTTTAGTAAATCACCGCTAGCGGATACCGCTAAGGAGTCACAATGACTCCCCTCCTCGCCTTCTACTCCCTCCTCGCCCTCGTCCTCTACGCCCTGCTGGGGGTCTACGTGCGGGCCCGGTACGGCCAGCCCGGGCCCGTCCTGGCCGCCGCCATGGCCCTCCTCGCGGGGCTCATGGCGGCGGTGCTGGTGGTGCTGGCCGTGGGAGGTGGGCGGTGAAGGGGATTCCGAAGTGGCTTTGGGACTGGGGCTTGGACGTTCTGGGGGGGCTCCTGGCGGGGCTCATCATCCTCTGGGCCCTAATCCAGGCCCCCGTTCCGGGGAGGTGAGGCATGAAGAGGATTGAAATCCGCGAGCTGAAGGGGAAAGACATCCTGGCACTGGTGCGTTTTGACTGCGAGGAGTGTGGTGGAACAGGGGTCGTGGAGCATCCCCTGTGGAAGCAGTATTGGGACGAGTGGCGTGCCCTCGGGAAGCCCAAGAGCTGGCTTGAGCAGGGGCATATAGATACGTGGTTCAGCGAGAGGGGTGAAATCCCACCGGAAAAGGAGGAGATTGACTGCCCCTTGTGCGAGGGCACGGGCAAGCGGGAGGCGTGGCTTCCCGTGGCTCAGGTTTTGGAGGAACTGGGTTGCTTCTAGGGGGGGAACATGCCGAAGCTCATGACGGTTGAAGAGGCGGCGGAATACCTGGGCATTCCCACGAAGCACATCTACGCGGCGGCGCGGACGAAGCCGGGGCATCCCTTTCATCTGCGGCACGTGAGGCTGGGCAAGCGCCTCTACTTCCGGGCGGAGTGGCTGGACGAGTGGACCGAGCGGGTGGCCTCTGAGCCTCCCGCTAGCGTTTTGCGGCTGGAAAGGAGGGCGGAATGACCCTGCACGAGCGCATCCGGCAACTGGAGCGCGGTTTGACGTTGGCTATCCGGCGCATGGGCGTGGACCCCGAGCGGCCCGAGCAGGCCCCGGAGGTTTGGAAGGAGGCCAGGCAAGCGGTGGCCTGGGGGCAGGAGGCTGCCCCTGAGGGGCGGGCCTACGTGGACGCGGTGCGCCTGGTGGACGAGTTGGAGCTGTACGAGGCTTTGGCCGGGGTAGAGCACGTGCGGGTGCGCCCCGCCCCGGCGGATCGCCCGGGCGAAGCGGCCTTGGCCCGCCTCGAGGCCCTGGGGTACGAGGTACGCGTGGAGGACATCTGGGGCCCTCGGGACGGGGAGCGCTGGTGGTGGGCCCGGGCCCGCTACGAGGGGCGGGAGGTGGCCCAGGCCATCGGGGCCACCCGGGAGGAGGCTCTGGAGTGCCTGATGGGGGAGCTTGGACTATGAAGCGGCTGAAGCTTGAGGACCTGCGGCGGATCGCCAGGAGCCACTTTGACGACCTGCGGGTGGAGCGGCTGGAGGGTTCTTTGCGGTGGGAAGCCTCTGGCCGCCACCGCTATTACCAGACCTTTTGGACGGCCACGGGCCGCACGGAGCGGGAAGCCCTGGAGGCTCTGCTTGGGATCCCCCACAAGGAGGCGTCATGAGCCAGCTGAACCTCCCCCCGGACATGCCGGAGGACATCCGCCGGCAGATAGAAGAGATCGCGCAGGGGAACCCCGGCATGGCCCAAGGGCTTCTGCGCCTCTGGGAGGCGAAGCAGAAGCGGGAGGCGGGGGGCGTTTCCTGGAACGAGACCCCCGCTAAAACGCCCCAGGAGGCCCCCGAGGAGGAGCCCCCTTCCTCGGGTAGCCCCCCGGAGCGCCCCACCCTGGCCAACACGGACTGGCGGGAGGTGCGCCGCTTTGAGTGGCAGGACCTCCTGGCCAAGGCAGAGCGCACCATAGAGGCCCACGGCTACAAGGAGGTGCTGGGCCCCCTCTTCCCCCTGGTGCGCCTCCTGGTGGCCTACGCCATCCGGGAGGGGGCCCGCCTGGACCCCTCCCGGGAGGCCCACGTCTTCCTCCCCCAGTGGGAGGTGGCCCAGGCCCTGGAGGTCTCCGAGCGCACGGTGGAGCGGTGGCTCCACGACCCCCGCTATGAGAAGTACCGCCGCTACGCCCGCCACTGGATCGCCTGGGAGACCTGGATGACCTCAGGACGGGCCCTGGAGCGGGAGGGGGCGGTGAAGGGGGGCACCGTGTGGCGGGTCAGGGTGCGCCCCGTCTACCGGGCCATCAAGGTCCTGGCCCCCTACCTCCGCCTCCCCTGGCGGGACCTGGAGGAGGACCGGCGGGAGGGCCGGACGGCCCGGGTGTTGAGTGCCCCCGACTCAATGTCGGGATATAAAGAGGGTCTTCTACTAGGTAGACCCCTAACCCTAAGGATCGTGGTAGGGAAGCCGTTAGCCACCTGGGAAAGCAAAAAAACCCCGTTACCATTAGATCCCGACACTCGCCGGAACTTCCGGGAACTTCTCCGGCTTTCCAGCGTCCCCGGGGGCCGGAACGGCCGCCGGAACTGGGCCCAGCAGGCGGCGTCCGCCATCGCCGCCGCCCTGGGAGACCAGAAGAGCGTGCGCTTCTGGCTCCGGGTGGTCTGGGCCGCCCTCAAGCAGGCCCTTTTTGGGGGAGGGGAAGGAGCCATGAGGGTCCTGGCCCGGGTGGTGGGCCTCGCGGCCGAAGCCCGGGCCGATGGCTTCGCCCGGAGCCCTGGGGCCTACGCCCAGGCCCTCCTGCGGCGGGAGGGGTACTGGGACCTGGTGGCCCCCTTCCAGGCCTTCAGAGCGGGGGTGCCCTATGCGGGTTGATCGGGTGCGGCTAGAGGCGGTGGCGGATATCCTCCAGCACCGGCTTCAGGAGGCCTTGGAGCAGCCTGGCCGGCTGGTGGCCTTTGCCCTTCGCACCTCCCCGAGCGATGGGGTGCAGGTTTTCTTGAAGCTCCGGCCCGATGGCCGGCTGGTCCTCGCCATCCGCCGGCCGGGAGGGAAGGAGGACCCTCGGGAGATCCAGGCCCTGGCCCGGCACATGGGGCTGGAGATACGGGAGGGGCCCATGGAGATGGCGGGCAGGATCCCGAGGCCGAAGGTCGGGCCCAGGAAATACCTGGTGGCCTTCTGTGAGCCAGTCAAGGGAGGCCATAATGCAAATCCTGCTTGAAGACATGATTTCCTGGCATGCCGATTTCGCTCCGGACCTCAAGGAGGCCGTGGCCTTGGCCGAGCGCGCCCTCGAGGCCGCCCTCGCCCAGGGGGCCGAGACCTTCGTCCTCACCTACTCGGGGGGCAAGGACTCCACCGCCACCACCGTCCTCACCCTGGAGTGGTGGAAGCGCAAGGGGAAGCCCGTGGAGATCCACGTGGTCTACGCCGACACGGGGCTGGAGATCCCCACCCTCCACGCCCAGGCCCTGGCCTTCCTGGAGGCGGTGAAGAGGCTCCACCCCGGGGTCCACGTTCACACCGCCCGCCCCCGCCCCGAGGAGAGCTTCTGGGTCCAAATCATCGGCAAGGGCTACCCCCCGCCCCACAACCGCTTCCGCTGGTGCACCCGCAGGTTGAAGATCGCCCCCATGGACCGCCTGGTCCAGAGCCTTCCCGGGAAGAAGGCCATCCTCACGGGGGTGCGCTTCGGGGAGTCGGACGCCCGGGACCAGAGGCTCATTCTCTCTTGCTCCCGGGGCGGGGAGTGCGGCCAGGGGGTGCTCTTCCAGGAGGCCAAGCGCCTGAATGCCCTCTACGTGGCCCCCATCGCCTTCTGGCGGGAGTGCTTCGTGTGGGACTACCTGAACTTCGTGGCCCCCTCCCTGGGCTACCCCACGGAGGACCTGGAGGCGGTCTACGGGGGCCGGGACACCCGCTTCGGGTGCTGGACCTGCACCGTGGTGCGGCGGGACAAGGCCATGGCGCGGGCCCTGGAGAACGGCCACGCCCACCTCCTCCCCCTCTACGAGTTCCGGGAGTGGCTTTGGGCGTGGACCCGGGATCCCCGGACCCGGGAGAAGCGGAAGGACGGCAAGCCCGGGAGGCTCACCCTGGAGGCCAGGCGGGAGGTGTACCGGAGGTTGAAGGAGGTGGAGGCGAAGCTCGGGATGGAGTTCCTCACTTCCGAGGAGGAGGCTTTTTTGAGAGATAGGATGGAGGAATCATGACACCTAGCCAGAAAGCCTTTGGGTTGGCCCTACTTGTGGGCATCGTGGCCTTGACACCTAGAGGCGTGCTATGATGCGGGGGATGGAACTCAAAAAAGGGCGCCCCGGTAGGCGTATCCTGGCCCTCGCCACCCGCAAGCGGAACCCGGTGCCGATTGAGTCTCAGCCGCTGGAAAACCTCCTCTACGCCCTTCTGGGAAGCCCAGTGGCCGCCCGGTCCATCTCCGAGGCCCTGGAGGGGGACATCCGCAACCTCCACGGCTGGGACATCCAGGACCTCATGGCCCTGCCCGGGGTGGGGGAGGGGGTGGCGGGCCGCCTCGCGGCCCTGGTGGAGCTGGTGAGGAGGCTCGTGAAGCGGTAAGGTTCACTTCGCCCGGGCAGTTCGCCCTGGCGTTCCGGCCCGCCGCTTCGCCCTGGCGGGCCGGGCTTTTTTTTGCCCGCCTCTGGACGGCAGGCTGAGGGCATGGCCTATCAGCGGGTGCCCGTGGACCCCAACGCCCCGTTGAAATCGGGCAAGACCTACGAGATCGTGGCGGCCCACAAAGGGGGGGACGTTTCCCGGGTCACGCGGGCCGATTTGGAGCGGGCCCTGCAGGCCAAGTACGGCCCTGGGGTCCGGGTGTTGGACTGGGGGAAGCGGGGGAATGACCTGGTGATCCGGTTGAAGGTGGAGGCCACGTCTTCCTCCGCCGGAACCTCTGACCCCTGGGCCGTGCCTCCCGCCTACGGGGGGGCGGGATGCGGGTCCACCAAGTGCCCCCAGCCCATGGGCTACATGGGCGGGGGGGACATCTACCCGGCCTTCCTGCCCGCCCTGGCCCTCAGCGCCGCCGCGGTCATCGCCGTCCTCTATCTGGTGTGGCGGATCGTGGCCGAGCTGAAGGAGGCGGTGGAGCTGGTGCCGGCCCCGGCCCGGGAGGCCGCCGTGGCGGGCGCGGGGGTGGGCGTGGGGGCCCTCGGGCTGGCCGCCCTGGGTGTGGTGGCCCTGGCCCTTGTTGGTGGAAGGAGAAGGAGGGCGTATGCCTAAGCGGAAAACCAGGAAGACCAAGAAGAAGCGCTCTCGGAGGTAGACCATGCTCCGGCTCAAGCTCCCGGAGGAGGTCGTAGGCGAGAAGGCCGTCCTGGAGGAGGAGGGGGAGGCCAAAGAGGTGAAGGCCGTCCCCCTCCAGGGGCCTTTAGACCCCATTCTGGAGGCCGCCGTGGAGTCCCAGCCCCGGGTGGCCGGGCCTAAAGAGGCCTCGCAGGAGCCTACCGGGCCGGAACCCGAGCCCGAGGAGCCCCCCAGGGGCGCCCCTAAGAAGAACCCCTTCGGCTTCCTCGCGGCCCTGGGGGCCGGGGCCCTGGTCCTCCTGGGCGTGGCCCTGGCCGGAAAGGGAGGTGCGAGTGCAAGCGGTAGTGGAGGAACAGGCGCAAACCCCACCCCCACCGCCCCCGGTGGAGGAAGCGGAAGCGGCCCCGTCATCTGGTAGCTGGGAGCCCCTAGGCGAGGAGGACCTAGGGGACTTCTCCGAGCTTCCGCCGGCGGAGCCTCCCGTGATCCCCTTCACCGGGGAGGAGATCGCGGGCGGGGCGGCGTTTTTGCTCATGCTCGGGGTGCGGGTCCAGTCGGAGGAGGAAAAGGCCGCGTTTCTGCGGGCTTGGCAGGGGGCCCTCTTCGGCCTCATGCCCCCGGCCCAAGTGCTGGACGTCCTGAAGGTCGGGGAGGCCCTGGCCCAGTACGGCATCGGGAAGAACCGCGTTCCGGGCATGGGGAGCGTGGAGAACCTTCCCCCGTGGCTGCGGATCCTCCTGGGCGGTGGAGTGCTGGCTATAGCGGCGTACGGAGGTGTGCGTGCGGTTATGGATGTACGGGCTAGGGGGGCTATTCCTGCTCCTGCTTCTGGGGAGGAGGTTCATGCCTGAGAACGTCCCCCGCTCTGGCCTTTACTACTGGCCCATCAACCCCAGGAAGGCCAGGCCAGATGTGCGTTACTTGGACCCTGACTACTACCTGGGCGTGAAGAGGCCGGATGGGAGTTGGCTGGTCCCCCCGGGCTACTGGCACACGGGGGTGGACCTGAACGGGCCCGGCGGCGGGGATACGGACTGCGGCCAGCCCGTGCACGCCATGACGGACGGGCGGGTTGTGATCGCCGGCCGCTTCCCCGTGTGGGGCGGCATGGTGGTCCTTTGGCATCCCAGCGCCGGGGTGTGGACCCGCTACGGCCATCTGCGGGACATCCTGGTGCGCCCCGGGGACGTGGTGACGGCGGGCCAGCAGATCGGCACCATCGGCAAGATGGCCGTAGGGGGCTACTGCCACCTGCACTTTGACGTTTTCGTCAGGGTGCCCCCGGCCTCTGAAGGCGGATGGCTCTTCTTCCCCAGGGGAGGGGAGGAGGCCAGGCATAAGGTGCTCACCTACCTCGTGGACCCCGTGGCTTTTTTGGCCAAGCAGGCCCAGGCCGGCAGGCTTCGGGAGCCCCCTGCCTGGAGGACGGCATGAGGGAAGCGTGGATCCGGGACGCCGTCAAGCGCCCCGGACGCCTCCGGGCCTACGTGCGGCGGGTGTACGGAGAGGAGGGCTTTACGAAACGGGGGACGATCCGCGTGGAGGTCCTGCGGGAGCTGGCCAAGCGTAGAGACGGCATTGGGCAGGCGGCCAGACTGGCGTTGCGCCTGCGGGAGTTCCGAAAGGAGGAGTGATGGAGTTCGCCAAGGAGAACGCTTTTCCCCTTGCGGTCCTGGTGGGAGGCCTCTACCTGGGCCTCGGACGGTTGAAAAACCTCCGGGAGGGCAAGGGCTGCCCCAAGTGCGAGACCGCCCAGGCCGTGGTGGCCCTCGCCCTGGCCGCGTGGGCCGGGTGGGAGCTGTGGCAGGCCTACCAGGGCTAGATGGGCGGCAGGCAGACCTTCCGCATCCTCATCGTAGGGAAATCCGGGTCGGGTAAGTCCACCCTGGCCCGGCAGATCGTGCGGGGCATGGAGGGCCGCTTCCGCCGCCTCGTCATCGTCAACCGCAAGACGGAGTTCGGTGAGCTGGCGGAGGCCCGCTACCGCGTGGGCGAGGACGGGGACCCCTGGGCTGTTTTGAAGCGCCACCGCAGGGTCCACTTCCACGTCACCGGCTACGACCCCCGCCCCTTCCTTGACGCTTTGGGCCAGGCCATCATGCGCCTGCGGGACGTCCTTTTGCTCCTTGACGAGGCCCATCACTTCTTCCCGAGGGGCCAGGTGCCCAAGGGGCTATTTGAGGTTTTGACGGGTGGAAGGGAGCACGGGCATTCGGCCATCTTTGTCACCCAGATGCTCCAGGCCGCCACCGGGGGCATAGACCCCGGGGTTCGCCGTCAGGCCTCTCACCTGGTGGCCTTCCGCCTCACGGAACCCCGGGAGGTCCAGGCCCTGGCGGATATGTTCCCTGAGCTGGGGGAGCGGGTTCGTGCCTTGCGGCGCCCCGATGACGGCCTGCCCCCGGAGTACGGGGTGAAGGACCTGGACCGGGACCGGGCGGGCCTGGTCCTCCGGGACCCGAGGGCCCCACAAAGGCGGGTTTTCGTGCCCCTGGACGGCTAAGGGGCACTTCGCCCGGGCGAAGTGCCCGGGCGAAGCGGCCCAAAACTCCCAAGCGCCCCGGCGTATCTCCGGGGCGCTTCGCTCTTTATTCCCCCATCGCCCCCCGCCTACCGTGGGCGGCAGAAGGAGGGCGAATGGCGGATACGGCGGCAATCGCGGCGCAGGACATGCGCAAGCTGGCCTCCACCTCTAACCCCCTGGAGGTCATTCAAAACCCCATCGTGGTCAGCGTGAGCGTGGGGGTGCTGGGGGGGTATCTGGCCAGGAAGGCGCTTTATTCCTCTAGAAGGGATTTATTTGGCTGGGCGGCAAAGGGCCCTGATGGGCGTATCCACTACTACGCTGTGGGGCCCGATGGCAAGCCGGATACCTCCAAGGAGGTGCCCAACGCCCGGACCAACCGGGTGTTGCTCAACTTGGGTGGGGTCATCCTCGGTTCCCTGCTCATCAATAACAAACTCACCGATGACCCCATGGTGGACTACATCGGCTTAGGCGTGGCGGCCGGTTCCTTCGCGAACCTGGTCATGGCGATTTTGGACATTGACTAAGGAGGTAAAGGATGCAGGAGGCTTTTGAGCGGATCAAGCGGCTTCGGCCCGGGGCCCGTCCCATCACCATCCTGAGGAGCGGCCCCGAGTTCCAGGCGTACGGCGGCAGGCAGAGAATAAAGGTGGGCGAGTTCGTGGTGCCCTCGGGGGCCACTTGGGTCTTTCCCAACCCCGTCCCCGTGGTCCTCAAGCTCTACGATTCCGGCGGCAACCAGCTGCCCCACACCACGGACGTCTTTTTTGCCCGGCGCACCAAGGGCTTTGACTTCCCCGAGTTTTTGGTCAAGGCCCAGTACGCTTCGTACTACGACCTCTCCGAGGCCCAGCAGCGGGACGCCAAGTTCTACCAGAACATCCTGCAGACCGCGAGCCCACTTTACGCCCCTACCCCGCCCCAGGGCATCGTGCTGCGGGAGGGGGACACCCTGGAGATCTACGTGGAGACCGACCCCGGCATCACCGTGAACCTCAACGAC includes these proteins:
- a CDS encoding S24 family peptidase codes for the protein MGLSVGYFSGVSVATGPKPRKAQVPEWASAIRRRRLQLGMTQEQVEEATGDLLAQRTISDIELGKTHPFNLGLERFFALLKALRWTPEEFAEATGLDVPLVYRPSGEPREDVVWVPVVGSGVAGRPWPESGSMPVPRPLVRPGSVLIQVEGDSMDTGEEDGLRDGDLVLVDQNLKELREGRVYAVEIIGDGITIKRARRVGNRWILVSDNPKGPILEPEEVKVLGEVYRKISIREVK
- a CDS encoding helix-turn-helix domain-containing protein, with translation MPGELLTTEEVAKRLKISVFFVRRKIREGALPAIKLGKEWRVREEDLDLFLARFSKSPLADTAKESQ
- a CDS encoding helix-turn-helix domain-containing protein → MPKLMTVEEAAEYLGIPTKHIYAAARTKPGHPFHLRHVRLGKRLYFRAEWLDEWTERVASEPPASVLRLERRAE
- a CDS encoding phosphoadenosine phosphosulfate reductase family protein, whose product is MISWHADFAPDLKEAVALAERALEAALAQGAETFVLTYSGGKDSTATTVLTLEWWKRKGKPVEIHVVYADTGLEIPTLHAQALAFLEAVKRLHPGVHVHTARPRPEESFWVQIIGKGYPPPHNRFRWCTRRLKIAPMDRLVQSLPGKKAILTGVRFGESDARDQRLILSCSRGGECGQGVLFQEAKRLNALYVAPIAFWRECFVWDYLNFVAPSLGYPTEDLEAVYGGRDTRFGCWTCTVVRRDKAMARALENGHAHLLPLYEFREWLWAWTRDPRTREKRKDGKPGRLTLEARREVYRRLKEVEAKLGMEFLTSEEEAFLRDRMEES
- a CDS encoding M23 family metallopeptidase, whose product is MPENVPRSGLYYWPINPRKARPDVRYLDPDYYLGVKRPDGSWLVPPGYWHTGVDLNGPGGGDTDCGQPVHAMTDGRVVIAGRFPVWGGMVVLWHPSAGVWTRYGHLRDILVRPGDVVTAGQQIGTIGKMAVGGYCHLHFDVFVRVPPASEGGWLFFPRGGEEARHKVLTYLVDPVAFLAKQAQAGRLREPPAWRTA
- a CDS encoding AAA family ATPase produces the protein MGGRQTFRILIVGKSGSGKSTLARQIVRGMEGRFRRLVIVNRKTEFGELAEARYRVGEDGDPWAVLKRHRRVHFHVTGYDPRPFLDALGQAIMRLRDVLLLLDEAHHFFPRGQVPKGLFEVLTGGREHGHSAIFVTQMLQAATGGIDPGVRRQASHLVAFRLTEPREVQALADMFPELGERVRALRRPDDGLPPEYGVKDLDRDRAGLVLRDPRAPQRRVFVPLDG